From Chryseobacterium sp. H1D6B, a single genomic window includes:
- a CDS encoding efflux RND transporter periplasmic adaptor subunit, with product MKQIIIIIVSAAFIFSCKNKMENTAASDPDIKPKTIVTATYPSDTVQLNNTITLNATAAYLLKSDVKANSNGYITKMTIKLADRVNRGTLLFGLQTKEARALGNTINKLDKSFRFTGTSTVVSPATGYVAMLNHQIGDYVQDGEVLAAITDADSFGFVMDVPYEYLQIIKDKKTLPITLPGGKTLQGKITKIMPAADAVSQTVKILLQVSDHTIPENLIGTVTFSKTTAYGLSVPKMAVLSDETQSSFWVMKLINDTTAVKTDITKGVETDKYIQIKSGDLTTKDRVAVSGNFGLSDTAAVKIQKP from the coding sequence ATGAAACAAATCATCATTATTATCGTAAGCGCTGCCTTTATTTTTAGCTGTAAGAATAAAATGGAAAATACCGCAGCCTCTGATCCTGACATAAAGCCCAAAACAATTGTAACAGCAACTTATCCTTCTGATACAGTTCAGCTTAACAATACCATAACGCTGAATGCCACTGCTGCCTATCTTTTAAAATCTGATGTGAAGGCCAACAGTAACGGTTACATCACGAAAATGACTATCAAGTTAGCAGACCGAGTAAACAGGGGTACTTTACTTTTTGGATTACAGACTAAAGAAGCAAGAGCTTTAGGGAATACAATTAATAAACTGGACAAATCTTTTCGTTTTACGGGAACCTCAACAGTAGTAAGCCCTGCAACAGGATATGTAGCAATGCTGAATCATCAGATCGGTGATTACGTACAGGATGGGGAAGTACTGGCGGCCATTACCGATGCAGACAGTTTTGGTTTTGTAATGGATGTGCCTTATGAATATTTACAGATCATAAAAGATAAAAAAACTCTTCCGATAACCCTGCCGGGCGGGAAAACACTGCAGGGAAAAATCACGAAAATTATGCCGGCTGCTGATGCAGTTTCGCAGACAGTGAAAATTCTATTACAGGTTTCAGACCATACGATTCCTGAAAATTTGATTGGAACAGTAACCTTCTCTAAAACTACAGCTTATGGGTTATCAGTCCCTAAAATGGCTGTTCTCAGTGATGAAACACAGTCTTCATTTTGGGTTATGAAATTAATCAATGACACTACAGCTGTAAAAACAGATATTACAAAAGGTGTGGAAACAGATAAATACATCCAGATAAAATCCGGGGACTTAACAACAAAAGACAGAGTGGCTGTCTCAGGGAATTTTGGTTTAAGCGATACTGCCGCAGTAAAAATACAAAAACCTTAA
- a CDS encoding efflux RND transporter permease subunit has translation MKKSFFVTYKSPLLVLILLILAGGIFFYTKIQSALFPQITFPKIKIIADAGQQPVNQMTVGVTKVLENAVKKVPDLEILKSTTSRGSCEISAFMSWNVNVDLAKQQIESSINEVRNQLPADVNISVEKMNPSILPVMGYSLNSNTKDPIELKQLALYTIKPFLSQVPGVSEIRIIGGQDKEFRVIMDQTVMARLGITPASVQQAINNTNFIKSNGYSSDFRYLYLTLTDAQIRNETQLKNLVVSNNGSRIVFLGDIAQINIHNAKQYIKVNANGQESILIAVIQQPNANVVDLTKAMQSKIAELQKTLPKDVVIKPYYVQADFVNDSIKSVTDALWIGLVLAIITAVIFLRSWKASAVILITIPITLSLTMLVLYTMGQTFNIMTLGAVAAAIGLIIDDAIVVVEQIHRTHEEHPEEPSRTLVQKAINYLLKAMIGSSLSTIVIFLPFMLMSGVAGAYFKVMTDTMIITLVCSFFSTWILLPVVYLLLSSGKAKSKDLQHHDVKERKWVGFFVKRPFYSYIFIGLLVILTAVILPNISTGFLPDMDEGSIVLDYNSPPGTSLEEIDRELKQVEKIITSTPEVEAYSRRTGTQMGFFITEPNRGDYLIQLKKNRSKTTNEVTDDIRSRIEASGLPLTVDFGQVITDMLGDLMSSVQPIEIKVFGTDQKVIENYSKKIADVVKKVNGTADVFDGIVIAGPSMIVTPKLPVLAQYTISLPDFQNQLQADLDGNVAGNIFDNVQYTPIRLLNNQKSNQSLSDINNSMIALPNGTLKPLSEFATVTAAAGSAEINREDLQTLGIITARLDNGNLGGTIQEIQKQINQKIKLPSGYSIVYGGAYAEQQQSFKELLIILVVSSLLVFSVMLFLFRNVLVALIILFISVLGLSGGILLLYFTNTPLNVGSYTGLIMMVGIIGENAIFTYLQFHESLASKTKEQAVIYAISTRLRPKLMTALGAVIALMPLALGIGTGAQMHQPLAIAVIGGFIVALPLLLIVLPTLLNKINLKQEESIN, from the coding sequence ATGAAAAAATCATTTTTTGTAACCTATAAAAGCCCTTTACTCGTATTGATCTTGTTGATACTGGCTGGAGGGATCTTTTTTTATACTAAAATTCAGTCGGCTTTATTTCCCCAGATCACTTTTCCAAAAATAAAAATCATTGCCGATGCCGGCCAGCAGCCCGTTAACCAAATGACAGTCGGTGTAACGAAAGTATTGGAAAATGCAGTGAAAAAAGTTCCTGATTTAGAGATTTTAAAAAGCACAACCAGCAGAGGAAGCTGTGAAATTTCAGCATTCATGTCCTGGAACGTCAATGTAGATCTTGCCAAACAGCAGATAGAAAGCAGTATTAATGAAGTAAGAAATCAGCTGCCGGCGGATGTGAATATCTCTGTAGAAAAAATGAATCCGTCTATTCTTCCGGTAATGGGCTATTCATTAAATTCCAATACAAAAGATCCTATTGAGCTTAAACAGTTAGCCCTGTATACCATCAAACCTTTTCTTTCACAAGTTCCGGGAGTAAGTGAAATAAGAATCATCGGCGGGCAGGATAAAGAATTCCGTGTGATAATGGATCAGACAGTAATGGCAAGATTAGGCATTACCCCTGCTTCAGTACAGCAGGCCATTAACAACACTAATTTTATAAAATCAAACGGCTACTCCTCGGATTTCCGCTATCTCTATCTTACCCTTACCGATGCACAGATCCGTAATGAAACCCAGCTGAAAAACCTCGTGGTCAGTAATAACGGCAGCCGTATCGTTTTTTTAGGAGATATTGCCCAGATCAATATCCATAATGCCAAACAATATATTAAAGTAAATGCCAACGGACAGGAAAGCATCCTGATTGCAGTGATACAGCAGCCTAACGCCAATGTAGTAGATCTCACAAAAGCAATGCAGTCAAAAATTGCAGAACTGCAAAAAACGCTGCCGAAAGATGTCGTCATAAAACCTTATTACGTGCAGGCAGATTTTGTAAATGATTCTATTAAAAGTGTAACAGATGCTTTATGGATAGGTCTTGTTCTAGCCATTATCACAGCTGTTATTTTCCTCCGCTCATGGAAAGCCAGTGCTGTTATTTTAATTACAATTCCAATCACATTAAGTCTTACCATGCTTGTGTTATATACCATGGGACAGACATTTAATATCATGACACTGGGAGCAGTTGCAGCCGCTATAGGACTCATCATTGATGATGCCATTGTAGTAGTGGAGCAGATACACCGTACCCATGAAGAACATCCTGAAGAACCTTCCAGAACACTGGTGCAGAAAGCCATTAATTACCTCTTGAAAGCAATGATAGGATCATCACTCAGTACGATTGTTATCTTTTTGCCTTTTATGCTGATGAGCGGTGTAGCAGGAGCTTATTTTAAAGTCATGACAGATACGATGATTATTACGCTGGTCTGCTCTTTTTTTTCCACCTGGATATTACTGCCTGTTGTTTATTTATTACTCTCATCAGGAAAAGCAAAATCGAAAGATCTCCAGCACCACGATGTAAAAGAAAGAAAATGGGTAGGCTTCTTTGTTAAAAGACCTTTTTACAGCTATATTTTCATTGGATTATTAGTTATTTTAACAGCAGTTATTCTCCCTAATATCAGCACAGGGTTTCTTCCGGATATGGATGAAGGAAGTATTGTTTTAGATTACAATTCACCTCCTGGAACCTCCCTGGAAGAAATAGACAGAGAACTGAAACAAGTCGAAAAAATAATAACATCAACCCCCGAAGTAGAAGCTTACAGCAGAAGAACAGGAACACAGATGGGCTTTTTTATTACAGAACCGAACAGAGGTGATTATTTAATTCAGTTAAAAAAGAACAGAAGCAAAACGACTAATGAAGTTACAGATGATATCAGAAGCAGGATAGAGGCTTCCGGTCTGCCTTTGACGGTAGATTTCGGACAGGTGATTACAGATATGCTCGGTGATTTGATGAGCAGTGTCCAGCCTATTGAAATTAAAGTTTTCGGAACTGATCAGAAAGTTATTGAAAATTATTCAAAAAAAATTGCAGACGTTGTAAAGAAAGTAAACGGTACAGCAGATGTATTCGACGGGATTGTGATCGCCGGGCCATCAATGATAGTCACTCCAAAGCTCCCTGTTTTAGCACAGTATACTATTTCTTTACCTGATTTTCAGAACCAGCTTCAGGCTGATTTAGACGGCAATGTGGCCGGAAATATTTTTGATAATGTGCAATATACTCCAATAAGATTATTAAACAACCAAAAAAGCAACCAGTCTTTAAGCGATATCAACAACAGTATGATTGCTTTACCCAACGGCACATTGAAACCATTAAGTGAATTTGCAACAGTAACCGCAGCAGCCGGTTCAGCAGAAATAAACAGGGAAGACCTCCAGACTTTAGGGATCATAACTGCAAGACTGGATAATGGAAATCTGGGCGGAACCATCCAGGAAATTCAAAAACAGATCAATCAGAAAATAAAACTGCCGAGTGGTTATTCCATAGTGTACGGCGGCGCTTATGCAGAACAGCAGCAGTCATTTAAAGAACTGCTTATCATCTTAGTTGTTTCCAGTCTATTAGTGTTTTCTGTAATGCTCTTTTTATTCAGAAATGTACTGGTCGCCCTTATCATTTTATTCATTTCTGTACTTGGGCTTTCTGGAGGGATTCTCCTGCTATATTTTACAAATACTCCATTGAATGTAGGAAGTTATACAGGACTGATTATGATGGTAGGTATCATTGGTGAGAACGCTATTTTCACTTATCTGCAGTTTCATGAAAGTTTAGCCTCGAAAACCAAAGAACAGGCTGTCATCTATGCCATCAGTACAAGACTCCGTCCAAAATTAATGACCGCTCTGGGGGCTGTCATTGCATTAATGCCTTTAGCATTAGGTATCGGAACCGGGGCACAGATGCATCAGCCTTTAGCCATTGCTGTTATCGGCGGATTCATAGTTGCTTTGCCGCTTCTGCTTATTGTGCTGCCTACTTTACTCAATAAAATCAATTTAAAACAAGAAGAATCAATCAATTAA
- a CDS encoding YncE family protein — MKTKSFITAGAFLCLSLHVSAQKAVSLNTIKTFKIGGNEDGWDYLAVNPKNNLLYVSHGTRVNILNKTTGESIGEIEGTEGVHGIAFLPNSDKGFITCGKLNTVKIFNTETNKVTAEIPVGKNPDAVFYESFTKKIIVCNGGSNNLSIIDPETNTVIKTIDAGGKPETAVSDGRGKIFVNIEDKNEIIVIDAAAHFTVTHHWGLDKEEGPSGLAVDSKTNRLFSTCDKMLVILDSETGNLIKKIPIGDHCDGVVFDDKTNTIYTSNGEGNISVIQEKNGGQFIVLKNTITKKGARTIALDHSTHMLYLPTADFDEKEKDSRGRPKVKAGTFQVLAVKTPLK; from the coding sequence ATGAAAACAAAATCTTTTATCACTGCCGGTGCATTTTTATGTCTTTCATTACATGTATCTGCCCAGAAAGCGGTTTCTTTAAATACCATAAAGACTTTTAAAATAGGAGGGAATGAAGACGGCTGGGATTATTTAGCAGTCAATCCAAAAAATAACCTGCTCTATGTAAGCCATGGAACCCGTGTCAATATTTTAAATAAAACCACAGGTGAAAGTATTGGAGAGATTGAAGGGACTGAAGGAGTTCACGGCATTGCATTTTTACCAAATTCTGATAAAGGTTTTATTACCTGCGGAAAATTAAACACGGTGAAGATATTTAATACTGAAACTAATAAAGTTACCGCTGAAATTCCTGTAGGCAAAAATCCGGATGCTGTATTTTATGAATCTTTTACTAAAAAAATAATCGTCTGTAACGGTGGAAGCAATAATCTGAGCATCATAGATCCGGAAACCAATACTGTTATAAAAACTATCGATGCCGGCGGAAAACCTGAAACGGCGGTAAGTGACGGCAGAGGGAAAATATTCGTCAATATTGAAGACAAAAATGAAATTATTGTCATTGATGCTGCTGCCCATTTCACTGTAACCCATCATTGGGGGCTCGATAAAGAAGAAGGTCCCTCAGGGCTCGCTGTTGATTCTAAAACCAACAGGCTTTTCAGCACTTGTGATAAAATGCTGGTTATTTTAGATTCAGAAACAGGAAATTTAATTAAAAAAATTCCCATAGGAGATCATTGTGACGGGGTTGTTTTCGATGATAAAACAAATACAATTTATACTTCTAACGGAGAAGGAAATATATCGGTGATTCAGGAAAAAAATGGCGGTCAGTTTATTGTACTTAAAAATACTATTACTAAAAAAGGGGCACGTACCATTGCATTAGATCATTCAACACATATGCTGTATTTACCGACAGCCGATTTTGACGAAAAAGAAAAAGACAGCAGAGGCAGACCCAAGGTGAAAGCGGGTACTTTTCAGGTTTTAGCAGTAAAAACACCTTTAAAATAA
- a CDS encoding HD domain-containing protein codes for MDNLLETVSRYVISFLTENLSDKLTFHSINHTYEVVEAVKEIGMQSSLSAGEMRLLITAAWFHDCGYANTYIDHEEESKKIAENFLDTLTIEKDFIKGVLQCIESTKYSQKPSSLIEKILCDADFYHFTRTTYPKYEKAIRQELEIFLGLQYTDEEWSIKNCNFLNEHCYHTEYGTRVLAQFKEVNIQLVNLKTN; via the coding sequence ATGGATAATCTACTAGAGACTGTAAGCCGGTATGTTATATCATTCCTTACTGAAAATCTCTCCGACAAACTTACTTTTCATAGTATTAACCACACTTATGAAGTAGTAGAGGCCGTCAAAGAAATAGGGATGCAGAGCAGCCTCTCCGCCGGTGAGATGCGGCTATTAATCACCGCAGCCTGGTTTCATGACTGCGGGTATGCAAATACCTATATTGATCATGAAGAAGAGAGCAAAAAAATAGCTGAGAACTTCTTAGATACTCTTACCATCGAAAAAGATTTTATTAAAGGAGTTCTACAGTGTATTGAATCAACAAAATATTCTCAAAAACCTTCTTCATTAATTGAAAAAATACTCTGTGACGCAGATTTCTACCACTTCACCAGAACCACCTATCCAAAATACGAAAAAGCAATAAGACAGGAGTTAGAAATATTTTTGGGACTGCAGTATACTGATGAAGAATGGTCAATAAAAAATTGTAATTTCCTTAATGAACACTGTTATCATACAGAGTACGGCACACGGGTTCTGGCTCAATTTAAAGAAGTTAATATTCAATTGGTCAATTTAAAAACAAATTAA
- a CDS encoding EamA family transporter: MWFYYALLSALFAAFTAIFAKIGVSNINSNLATGIRTIVILVLVWSIILIKGETKEIISLSKTNIIFLVLSGAATGLSWLFYFKALQIGKVAQVASVDKLSVAIAIILSVVFFKETLTLKTIIGAVLIISGTILFALK; this comes from the coding sequence ATGTGGTTCTATTACGCTTTACTATCAGCTTTATTCGCAGCATTCACAGCAATTTTCGCCAAAATAGGAGTGTCTAATATCAATTCTAATCTTGCAACAGGGATCAGGACTATTGTAATTCTTGTGCTGGTCTGGAGTATTATATTGATAAAAGGGGAAACGAAAGAGATCATTTCATTATCAAAAACAAATATTATTTTTCTTGTCCTATCAGGAGCAGCCACGGGATTATCGTGGCTGTTCTATTTTAAAGCTTTACAGATCGGAAAAGTAGCACAGGTAGCATCGGTGGATAAATTAAGTGTAGCGATAGCCATCATTTTATCTGTAGTCTTTTTTAAAGAAACACTCACCCTTAAAACTATTATAGGAGCTGTCCTGATTATCAGTGGAACGATCTTATTTGCTTTGAAATAA
- a CDS encoding FAD-dependent monooxygenase produces the protein MKTILESNKQIQDQSIYDVVISGAGPVGLFLACELALAKCSVLILEKSENPHSPLKQLPFGIRGLSAPTIEALYRRGLLEELEVHKRIKNPHQNAKQGAQRQAGHFAGIPFLEGNIDTSKWKYRLQSSTDTSLISEIEELETVLSRRAVSLGVEIKRGFAVTDFHQTEDRVTVQSNGQSFQCKWLAGCDGSRSVVRKTGGFEFAGTEPEFTGYTVKSDLADPEKLKPGRNVTARGMYMQSQPGYLMIQDFDGGAFHSSGKPLTLEHVQEVLRRVSDTDVTITALHTAANWTDRARQAVTYRSRRVLLAGDAAHIHSPLGGQGLNLGLGDAMNLGWKLAAVIRDEAPESLLDTYYNERYPIGAQVLDWSRAQVAIMKPDPSARALYSIVSDLINTHDGAGYFAGRVWGVFMKYELDSDHPLAGRSMPNFEFEDDTKIGDLMHDGKGILLDFDRNPLLKTLADEYGGKIKYVSGRAKEQLGLNALLIRPDGIVAWASDNNPDYSELQKAADRWFIRNSEAEH, from the coding sequence ATGAAAACAATATTAGAAAGCAATAAACAAATACAAGATCAATCTATTTATGATGTAGTTATTTCCGGAGCAGGGCCTGTAGGTCTTTTCCTAGCCTGTGAACTGGCCTTGGCCAAATGTTCAGTCCTGATACTGGAAAAATCAGAAAACCCGCATTCCCCTTTAAAGCAGCTTCCTTTTGGAATCCGGGGACTCTCAGCCCCTACTATTGAAGCGCTTTACCGACGCGGACTGCTGGAAGAGCTAGAGGTGCATAAACGAATTAAAAATCCTCACCAAAATGCTAAACAAGGAGCCCAGCGTCAGGCTGGACATTTTGCTGGAATTCCATTTCTTGAGGGCAATATTGATACGTCAAAATGGAAGTATCGTCTGCAAAGTTCTACCGATACCAGCTTAATTTCTGAAATTGAAGAGCTGGAAACGGTACTGTCACGCAGGGCAGTATCTTTAGGTGTAGAAATTAAGCGTGGTTTTGCTGTTACCGATTTTCACCAAACAGAGGACAGGGTAACTGTTCAATCAAATGGGCAGTCTTTTCAATGTAAATGGCTGGCAGGATGTGATGGAAGCCGCAGTGTTGTCCGTAAAACAGGAGGTTTTGAATTCGCCGGAACAGAACCTGAGTTTACTGGATACACCGTTAAATCAGATCTTGCTGACCCCGAAAAGTTGAAACCGGGACGGAATGTAACTGCCAGAGGAATGTATATGCAGTCGCAGCCGGGCTATCTGATGATACAGGATTTTGACGGCGGAGCATTTCATAGTTCGGGAAAACCGCTTACGCTTGAACATGTACAGGAAGTACTCCGCCGCGTTTCGGATACAGATGTTACTATCACTGCCCTGCATACAGCTGCTAATTGGACAGACCGGGCACGGCAGGCAGTAACTTACCGCAGTAGACGAGTACTTTTGGCTGGTGATGCAGCCCACATTCATTCGCCGCTGGGAGGTCAGGGACTTAATCTTGGGCTGGGCGATGCCATGAACCTAGGCTGGAAACTTGCTGCTGTGATCCGGGATGAAGCACCGGAAAGCCTGCTGGACACTTATTATAATGAACGATATCCAATTGGTGCACAGGTCCTGGATTGGTCACGGGCTCAGGTTGCCATTATGAAACCAGATCCGTCTGCCCGGGCATTGTATTCAATTGTCAGTGACCTTATTAATACACACGACGGCGCTGGCTATTTTGCAGGGCGTGTTTGGGGTGTTTTTATGAAGTACGAACTTGACAGTGATCATCCGTTAGCAGGACGCAGTATGCCTAACTTTGAGTTTGAAGATGATACGAAAATTGGTGATTTAATGCATGACGGCAAAGGAATACTCCTTGATTTTGATAGAAATCCTTTACTTAAAACTTTGGCGGACGAATATGGCGGGAAGATCAAATATGTTTCCGGCCGGGCAAAAGAACAATTAGGTTTAAATGCTTTATTGATCCGGCCTGATGGTATTGTTGCCTGGGCTTCTGACAACAATCCGGACTACAGTGAGCTTCAAAAAGCGGCTGACCGATGGTTTATTCGTAATTCGGAGGCAGAACATTAA
- a CDS encoding helix-turn-helix domain-containing protein produces the protein MHHQEFEPPEELRDTIKCFWYNRRDSGDEQMSFEVIPDGYAEIIFHFGSGCSISHNDGLHLLPSPFMMGLLNQPVHFSAKNCLEIIGIRCFPWTVFDLLGLPSGKSGVHVFEHPVAQLQTRLNTLVQAGTIDEAVAEVKEYFLKIRSQVDVDSMLFKAGTAMSKAKGSIPVSEVATAAHATVRTLERKFKQSSGYTVKDVSGLMRFEQVRNQLWHHPESNIAALAVELGYTDQSHLSREFKRYTGTTPAAFARKAKKGKLLLGSDFVAFVQE, from the coding sequence ATGCACCATCAAGAATTTGAACCTCCTGAAGAGCTTCGGGATACCATAAAGTGTTTCTGGTACAACCGCAGAGATTCTGGAGATGAGCAGATGAGTTTTGAGGTAATACCAGACGGCTATGCAGAGATTATTTTCCATTTTGGCAGCGGATGCAGTATTTCTCATAATGATGGCCTGCACCTGCTGCCTTCTCCTTTTATGATGGGGCTTCTCAATCAGCCTGTTCATTTTTCTGCAAAAAACTGTTTGGAGATCATTGGGATCAGATGTTTTCCCTGGACGGTGTTTGATCTTCTTGGGCTTCCCTCAGGTAAAAGCGGAGTACATGTATTTGAGCATCCTGTTGCTCAGCTTCAAACCAGATTGAATACGCTGGTTCAAGCCGGCACAATAGATGAAGCAGTGGCTGAAGTGAAAGAATATTTCCTGAAAATACGGTCGCAGGTGGATGTTGACAGTATGCTGTTCAAAGCGGGAACTGCTATGAGTAAAGCAAAAGGAAGTATACCTGTAAGTGAGGTCGCTACGGCAGCCCATGCGACGGTTCGTACACTAGAAAGAAAATTTAAACAATCTTCAGGATATACTGTTAAAGATGTCTCCGGGCTTATGCGTTTTGAGCAGGTAAGGAATCAATTATGGCATCATCCGGAGTCTAATATTGCAGCACTGGCTGTTGAGCTGGGGTATACCGATCAGTCTCATCTCAGCCGTGAATTTAAAAGGTATACAGGAACTACTCCCGCGGCATTTGCCCGTAAAGCAAAAAAAGGAAAGCTGCTGCTGGGCAGTGATTTTGTCGCGTTTGTACAAGAATAA